A single window of Fischerella sp. PCC 9605 DNA harbors:
- the dnaN gene encoding DNA polymerase III subunit beta produces the protein MKLVCTQSNLSTHLSLTSRAVPSRPTHPVLANVLLQADAETNQVSLTAFDLSLGIRTSFSAEVLQGGAIALPAKLLNDIVSRLPEGEITLDDESSLGSDNLPDYNGLIVTLTPKSGRYQIRAMGGEEFPELPVIENAQAIQFSAAALIEGLRGSLFATSADETKQVLTGVHLTVKEDTLEFAATDGHRLAVVETTNESPDAKSEDSLEVTVPARALRELERMLAHSSESEEPVALYFDQGQVVFEWQNQRLTSRTLEGQYPAYRLLIPKQFQRELTLERRQFLSSLERIAVLTDQKNNLVKLSINSDAQEITLSVESQDVGSAMESMPAQISGEDMDIAFNIKYLMEGLKALPSSEILMQMNTNLTPVIITPLGGLKMTYLAMPVQLRS, from the coding sequence ATGAAATTAGTTTGCACTCAAAGCAATCTCAGTACTCATCTCTCACTCACTAGTCGTGCTGTTCCTTCACGTCCAACTCATCCAGTACTCGCGAATGTGCTACTGCAAGCTGATGCTGAAACTAACCAAGTTAGTCTTACGGCGTTCGATCTCAGTTTGGGTATCCGCACCAGTTTTAGTGCTGAGGTGTTACAAGGAGGAGCGATCGCCCTACCAGCTAAACTTCTCAATGACATAGTTTCTCGTTTGCCAGAGGGAGAAATTACTCTAGATGATGAATCATCCCTTGGTTCTGACAATCTGCCAGACTATAACGGTTTAATTGTCACACTTACACCCAAGAGTGGACGCTATCAGATACGAGCAATGGGAGGGGAAGAGTTTCCCGAACTACCCGTGATTGAAAATGCTCAAGCCATACAATTCAGTGCTGCTGCATTAATTGAAGGTTTGCGAGGTTCATTGTTTGCTACCAGTGCTGATGAAACCAAGCAAGTACTCACTGGCGTACATTTAACAGTTAAAGAAGACACTCTGGAATTTGCTGCTACTGACGGACATCGCCTAGCAGTGGTAGAAACCACAAACGAAAGTCCAGATGCAAAGAGCGAAGATAGTTTGGAGGTGACAGTACCAGCGAGAGCATTGCGCGAACTAGAGCGGATGTTAGCTCATAGTTCTGAATCAGAGGAACCTGTAGCCTTGTATTTCGATCAAGGTCAAGTTGTGTTTGAATGGCAAAATCAACGCTTGACTAGCCGAACTTTAGAAGGGCAGTATCCAGCTTACCGTCTACTCATTCCCAAACAATTTCAACGCGAATTGACTTTGGAGAGGCGACAATTTTTGAGTTCTTTGGAGCGGATTGCTGTATTAACAGATCAGAAGAACAATCTTGTCAAGCTCAGTATTAATAGTGATGCTCAAGAAATTACCTTATCTGTGGAATCTCAAGATGTAGGCAGTGCAATGGAGTCAATGCCAGCACAGATATCAGGAGAAGATATGGATATCGCCTTTAATATCAAATATTTGATGGAAGGCTTAAAAGCATTGCCATCTTCCGAAATTCTTATGCAGATGAATACAAACCTTACCCCAGTGATCATCACACCCTTGGGTGGTTTGAAGATGACCTATTTAGCCATGCCAGTACAACTCCGGAGTTGA
- the dnaA gene encoding chromosomal replication initiator protein DnaA, translating into MAIPIDSLWSQVLERLQLELSRPTFETWIKTASAESLENNCLVIRTPNPFARNWLQKYYIKTIANVVQDILGHTVEIYITVAQGDEISQLGERETSWSSAPQSNIPETAARKRLKTTELNPKYVFSRFVVGANNRMAHAAALAVAESPGREFNPLFLCGGVGLGKTHIMQAIGHYRLEICPNSKIFYVSTEQFTNDLITAIRNDSMQTFREHYRAADVILVDDIQFIEGKEYTQEEFFHTFNTLHEAGKQVVIASDRPPNQIPRLQERLSSRFSMGLIADIQPPDLETRMAILQNKAEYENIPLPRDVIEYIASNYTSNIRELEGALIRALAYISIWGLSMTVENITPVLEPPKEKVEATPETILTIVTDEFNVTIEDLKSNSRRREISWARQIGMYLMRQHTDLSLPRIGEEFGGKDHTTVMYSCEKISQLKETDQNLAQTLRQLGDRINMSSRPHTSH; encoded by the coding sequence ATGGCAATTCCCATAGATAGTCTGTGGAGTCAGGTTCTGGAACGCTTGCAGCTAGAACTATCCCGTCCTACCTTTGAAACTTGGATCAAAACTGCAAGCGCTGAAAGCTTGGAAAATAATTGCTTGGTGATTCGTACTCCCAACCCCTTTGCTCGCAATTGGCTACAAAAGTATTACATTAAAACAATTGCTAATGTTGTCCAAGATATTCTTGGTCATACAGTAGAAATTTATATTACTGTTGCTCAAGGTGATGAAATTTCTCAGTTAGGTGAACGAGAAACTTCTTGGTCATCGGCACCTCAAAGCAATATTCCCGAAACTGCTGCTAGAAAACGACTCAAAACTACAGAATTAAATCCAAAATACGTATTTTCGCGATTTGTAGTTGGAGCCAATAATCGCATGGCTCATGCCGCAGCTTTGGCTGTTGCCGAATCTCCAGGTAGAGAATTTAATCCCTTATTTTTATGCGGTGGCGTGGGCTTGGGTAAAACTCACATCATGCAGGCAATCGGACACTATCGCTTGGAAATTTGTCCGAATTCAAAAATATTCTATGTCTCTACCGAACAGTTTACGAATGATTTAATTACTGCCATTCGCAATGATAGTATGCAAACTTTTCGCGAACACTACCGCGCTGCCGACGTGATTTTAGTAGATGATATTCAGTTTATCGAGGGTAAAGAGTATACCCAAGAAGAATTTTTTCATACTTTTAATACTTTACATGAAGCTGGCAAGCAAGTGGTGATTGCTTCTGACCGCCCTCCCAACCAAATTCCTCGCTTACAAGAACGCCTTAGTTCTCGGTTTTCGATGGGTTTGATTGCTGATATCCAACCGCCAGATTTAGAAACGAGAATGGCAATTCTGCAAAACAAAGCCGAGTATGAAAATATCCCTCTGCCGAGGGATGTGATTGAATATATTGCTTCTAACTACACCTCTAATATCCGGGAACTGGAAGGTGCATTAATTCGGGCATTGGCTTACATTTCTATTTGGGGTTTATCTATGACGGTAGAAAATATTACACCTGTTTTAGAGCCTCCAAAAGAAAAAGTAGAAGCAACTCCAGAAACAATTTTGACAATAGTAACTGATGAGTTTAATGTTACGATTGAAGACCTGAAAAGTAATTCGCGCCGCCGAGAAATTAGCTGGGCTCGTCAGATAGGAATGTATTTAATGCGACAGCATACAGATTTGAGTTTGCCTAGAATTGGAGAAGAGTTTGGTGGTAAAGACCATACAACGGTTATGTATAGTTGTGAAAAAATTTCTCAATTAAAAGAAACGGATCAAAACTTGGCACAAACACTCCGTCAACTTGGCGATCGCATTAATATGAGCAGTCGTCCTCATACATCACATTGA
- a CDS encoding HhoA/HhoB/HtrA family serine endopeptidase, with protein MKTKDYDLHLKDIDNNKWGDREMGRELHPISPSPHHPTTLSPQRFLLMLLGSVAAVSLGGCSIPVNNLKTPKPDAQAQNPTNVQVPIAPPPVFQSSGDPNFVVKVVQNVGPAVVRIDAARTVSTPDEFADPFFRRFFGDEPSQPRQRVERGSGSGFIISPNGQILTNSHVVNGADIVAVRLKDGRTFDGQVVGEDPVTDVAVVTIAANNLPTIPLGNSENLQPGEAVIAIGNPLGLDNTVTTGIISATGRSGSAIGASDKRVDYIQTDAAINPGNSGGPLLNPRGEVIGMNTAIIRGAQGLGFAIPINTAQRIAKELIAQGRVDHPYLGIQMVTLTPEVKERISRLGLNVMVDRGVLLVDVVSRSPAAIAGLREGDVIQSINNQPVTDIEQVQKLVENSKIGIPLQLQVQRNGQIVQVAVKPAPLPTQRES; from the coding sequence ATGAAGACAAAAGACTATGACTTGCATTTGAAAGATATTGATAACAACAAATGGGGAGATAGGGAGATGGGGAGAGAACTTCACCCCATCTCCCCATCTCCCCACCACCCCACCACCCTATCGCCCCAAAGGTTTTTATTGATGCTACTAGGTAGTGTAGCAGCAGTGTCCCTTGGAGGTTGCTCTATACCTGTCAATAATTTGAAGACTCCAAAACCTGATGCTCAAGCTCAAAACCCAACTAATGTCCAAGTCCCAATTGCTCCTCCCCCTGTGTTTCAGTCGTCTGGAGATCCTAACTTTGTAGTGAAGGTGGTGCAAAATGTGGGGCCTGCGGTAGTTCGCATTGATGCAGCCAGGACTGTAAGCACGCCAGATGAGTTCGCCGATCCATTTTTCCGACGCTTTTTTGGAGATGAACCATCACAACCCAGACAGCGAGTAGAGCGTGGTAGTGGCTCCGGGTTTATTATTAGTCCCAATGGTCAGATTTTGACTAATTCTCACGTTGTCAATGGTGCTGATATAGTGGCGGTACGGCTGAAAGATGGTCGTACTTTCGACGGACAAGTAGTAGGTGAAGATCCAGTCACAGATGTTGCTGTAGTTACAATTGCCGCCAATAACTTACCAACTATTCCTTTGGGCAATTCTGAGAATTTGCAACCAGGAGAAGCGGTAATTGCGATCGGTAATCCTTTGGGTTTAGACAATACTGTTACTACTGGAATTATCAGTGCCACAGGTCGTTCCGGCAGTGCTATTGGTGCCAGTGACAAGCGCGTTGATTACATTCAAACTGATGCTGCAATTAACCCTGGTAACTCTGGTGGACCTTTGCTAAATCCTCGCGGTGAAGTCATTGGCATGAACACCGCCATCATTCGAGGTGCCCAAGGGTTAGGTTTTGCTATTCCAATTAACACAGCCCAAAGGATCGCCAAGGAATTAATTGCTCAAGGTAGGGTGGATCATCCTTATCTAGGAATTCAAATGGTGACACTAACACCAGAAGTTAAGGAAAGAATAAGTAGATTAGGCCTTAATGTGATGGTAGATCGAGGGGTTTTATTAGTTGATGTGGTTTCCCGTTCCCCCGCAGCGATCGCTGGATTGCGAGAAGGTGATGTTATTCAAAGCATTAACAACCAGCCTGTCACTGATATAGAACAAGTGCAAAAGCTGGTAGAAAACAGTAAAATAGGAATTCCTTTACAATTACAAGTACAACGCAATGGACAAATTGTGCAAGTAGCGGTTAAACCTGCTCCCTTGCCAACTCAGCGTGAAAGCTAA
- the def gene encoding peptide deformylase: MGDILPIVQLGNHILRQKAARVENIQDEKIQKIIDDLIATVVKANGVGIAAPQVAQSYRVMIVASRPNPRYPDAPEMQPTAMINPKIITHSTAVVKGWEGCLSIPGIRGLVPRYEAVEVEYTDRNGKLQKQLLNGFIARIFQHEYDHLDGIVFLDRLESNRDIVTEQEYQKLIVNNI; this comes from the coding sequence ATGGGTGACATACTGCCAATTGTTCAATTAGGTAATCATATACTGCGTCAAAAAGCAGCCAGAGTTGAAAATATTCAAGATGAAAAAATTCAGAAAATAATTGATGATTTAATTGCTACTGTTGTTAAAGCTAATGGTGTAGGTATTGCTGCACCGCAAGTTGCCCAATCTTACCGTGTTATGATTGTGGCATCTCGTCCTAATCCCAGATATCCAGATGCTCCAGAAATGCAACCTACTGCCATGATTAACCCCAAGATTATCACCCATTCAACAGCAGTTGTCAAAGGTTGGGAAGGTTGTTTAAGTATTCCCGGTATCAGAGGGTTAGTACCTAGGTATGAAGCAGTAGAAGTTGAATACACCGACAGAAATGGCAAGTTGCAAAAGCAACTGTTAAATGGTTTTATCGCTCGTATATTTCAACACGAATATGACCATTTGGATGGGATTGTGTTCTTAGATCGACTGGAGAGCAACCGGGATATAGTAACTGAGCAAGAGTATCAAAAATTGATTGTTAACAATATTTGA
- a CDS encoding HMA2 domain-containing protein, whose translation MTRTISSRERLSQPPQSSSNLISAQQQSDEVNNHTGKVSTQSTAQSALSGLKIVHATGGRVRIRATDGSHNSIIENISQQLRQLEGVKKVDSNQQAGSLVILFDENRLSLPQMLAILQEFGIQQQVSSQLAQNSDPFAAWKSIDFWKEQGISFIPLFTGLGVTSALGISGLAAIPVYMVTADTTRRVINYIQPQKSASKSSKKTHSVSATKHQVTSRASLAKVEQATAVKQEILTTNTADKANDKAMQATASIAYSVVHAIPGRIRLSVPKLAQDRAYARRLESLLKTDPQVTNVRVNCDAASVMVAYESSHIPVSHWVGLMQLAQQTVPQQIPIKTSEQPQRQPVSQVSEPKELQIITAATPEAVGLWGTFKAPALSYALSFMANFPIHAGPD comes from the coding sequence ATGACCAGAACCATCAGTAGTCGCGAGAGATTAAGTCAGCCGCCGCAATCCTCTTCTAACTTAATCTCGGCTCAGCAGCAAAGCGATGAAGTAAATAACCACACAGGTAAGGTATCTACACAGTCAACGGCACAATCGGCGCTTAGCGGGTTAAAAATAGTTCATGCAACAGGTGGCCGCGTGCGAATCCGTGCTACTGACGGTAGTCATAACTCGATAATCGAGAATATATCCCAGCAATTACGGCAGCTTGAGGGAGTTAAGAAAGTAGACTCCAATCAACAAGCGGGCAGTTTGGTGATTTTGTTCGATGAAAATAGACTGTCCTTGCCGCAAATGTTGGCAATACTCCAAGAGTTTGGAATTCAACAGCAAGTTTCGTCTCAATTAGCACAGAATAGCGATCCCTTTGCTGCGTGGAAATCCATAGATTTTTGGAAAGAACAAGGAATTTCCTTTATTCCTTTGTTTACAGGGTTAGGAGTTACAAGTGCTTTGGGAATTAGCGGCTTGGCTGCAATTCCTGTATATATGGTTACAGCCGATACGACCCGTCGCGTGATTAACTATATACAGCCGCAAAAATCGGCATCTAAGAGTAGCAAAAAAACTCATAGCGTTTCTGCAACCAAACATCAGGTCACTTCTAGAGCCTCTTTAGCAAAAGTGGAGCAAGCAACAGCTGTTAAACAGGAAATTCTCACAACAAATACTGCGGACAAGGCGAACGATAAGGCAATGCAAGCGACTGCAAGTATTGCCTATAGTGTAGTCCATGCAATTCCGGGACGCATTAGGTTGAGCGTACCTAAATTAGCTCAAGACCGCGCCTATGCACGACGACTGGAGAGTTTGCTAAAAACTGATCCCCAAGTCACAAATGTGCGTGTGAATTGTGATGCGGCATCGGTGATGGTTGCCTATGAATCGAGTCATATACCAGTATCTCACTGGGTCGGTTTGATGCAGTTGGCTCAGCAGACTGTACCACAACAGATTCCCATTAAAACTTCAGAGCAACCACAACGCCAGCCTGTTAGTCAGGTGAGTGAACCCAAGGAATTGCAAATAATAACTGCGGCGACTCCAGAAGCAGTTGGTTTATGGGGTACATTCAAAGCCCCGGCTTTGTCTTATGCCCTGTCCTTTATGGCAAACTTTCCTATACACGCAGGTCCGGACTGA
- a CDS encoding heavy metal translocating P-type ATPase, whose protein sequence is MVQVKVGLPSSAGQFSQLTLTQRNGKAHLVESNGHSRTHLPKVEHSVIHTTPGRIRLRVPRLRHDPNYAQRLQVLLEADALIKSIKLKPAAASVAVTYNPKKVSEFKLRHHLSHLIQAAGEVVVLKPAILPSTKETQKSWPGLQLSGAATTLAVLGGPLGLPIPPMLMVGTIALATLPVLQRAWKGITIERKLTIDFLDFIAIAITTWQGHFLTPTLMLNLIEIGENIRDRTARCSAQQTLDLLSSLGQFAWVERDGEKQQIPIQDVQRGDTVIVYPGEQVPVDGTILRGKALLDEQKLTGESVPVFKTKGQHVFASTLVREGRIYILTERLGNDTRAGKSLQLMEQAPVHDTRMENYAAKIAQQAVLPTLLLGGAVFALTRNPARAASILTLDFATGIRVCVPTTVLAALAHAAKRGVLIRSGRALEQLAQVDTIVFDKTGTLTQGEAAVVGVESLNPTISSMRVLQLAATAEQRLTHPVAEAVMRYAEAHKIEFLLRSKWDYQLGLGVQAEIDGELVYVGSERFLRHKDVDMSALDGRQKPASAIYVATNNELQGIIEYCDLIRPESREVISRLLTVENVEVHMLTGDNRRTASAVAAQLGIAPTNTHAEAFPEQKATVVRELHEQGKTVAFVGDGINDSPALAYADVSVSFANGSDIARETADVVLMHNDLHGLLEAIAIARQTKQLIQQNTGIVAIPNLAALVVAVFFGLNPLAATVVNNGSTVVAGVNGLRPMLKSTNS, encoded by the coding sequence ATGGTACAAGTTAAGGTGGGTCTACCATCCTCCGCAGGTCAATTTTCTCAACTGACTTTGACCCAAAGGAATGGGAAAGCTCATTTAGTTGAATCCAACGGTCACTCACGGACGCACCTTCCCAAAGTAGAGCATAGTGTTATTCATACAACTCCGGGAAGAATACGTTTGCGAGTGCCTCGCTTGCGCCACGATCCTAACTACGCACAGCGCCTCCAAGTTTTGCTAGAAGCAGATGCGCTAATTAAAAGTATCAAGCTCAAGCCTGCGGCGGCGTCGGTGGCCGTGACTTATAACCCTAAAAAAGTTTCGGAATTCAAGTTACGCCATCATCTGAGTCATTTAATTCAGGCAGCTGGTGAAGTTGTTGTTCTCAAGCCTGCAATCCTGCCAAGCACGAAGGAAACACAGAAGTCTTGGCCTGGATTGCAACTTTCTGGTGCTGCTACCACCTTAGCTGTGCTGGGAGGGCCGTTAGGATTACCCATTCCGCCGATGTTGATGGTAGGAACCATCGCTCTTGCTACCTTGCCAGTTCTCCAACGTGCTTGGAAAGGAATTACGATAGAGCGAAAACTGACTATAGACTTTTTGGATTTTATTGCGATCGCAATTACTACTTGGCAGGGTCATTTTCTCACGCCAACGCTGATGCTGAACTTAATCGAAATTGGCGAGAATATCCGCGATCGCACAGCTCGCTGTTCGGCACAGCAAACCCTGGATCTGCTCAGTTCCTTGGGACAGTTCGCTTGGGTAGAACGGGATGGCGAAAAGCAACAAATTCCCATTCAAGATGTGCAGCGCGGAGATACTGTCATTGTCTATCCAGGAGAACAAGTTCCAGTTGACGGTACGATCCTGCGGGGTAAAGCCCTACTGGACGAGCAAAAACTAACTGGCGAGTCTGTACCTGTATTCAAAACCAAGGGGCAACATGTTTTCGCTTCCACTTTGGTGCGAGAAGGACGCATTTATATCTTGACGGAACGATTAGGCAACGATACTAGGGCTGGCAAGAGTTTGCAGTTAATGGAACAAGCCCCCGTCCACGATACTCGCATGGAAAATTATGCGGCGAAAATCGCCCAACAAGCAGTCTTGCCAACCTTGCTACTAGGAGGGGCAGTATTTGCCCTGACGCGCAATCCAGCCCGAGCCGCCAGTATCCTGACCTTAGACTTTGCCACTGGCATTCGAGTATGCGTGCCAACAACAGTTTTGGCAGCACTCGCCCACGCAGCCAAGCGCGGTGTGCTGATCCGCAGTGGCAGGGCGTTGGAGCAATTAGCACAAGTTGATACCATTGTCTTTGATAAAACAGGGACGTTGACTCAAGGTGAAGCTGCTGTTGTTGGTGTGGAAAGTCTCAATCCCACCATCTCATCAATGCGAGTGCTACAACTCGCCGCTACTGCCGAACAGCGCCTCACTCACCCAGTTGCAGAAGCGGTGATGCGCTACGCCGAAGCGCACAAAATAGAATTTTTGCTGCGGAGCAAGTGGGACTATCAGCTTGGTTTAGGCGTACAAGCAGAGATTGACGGGGAGTTAGTTTATGTAGGCAGCGAGCGCTTTCTGCGTCACAAAGACGTGGATATGTCGGCTTTAGATGGACGACAAAAACCTGCATCGGCAATTTATGTTGCTACCAACAACGAACTTCAAGGTATAATAGAATATTGTGATCTGATTCGTCCCGAAAGCCGAGAAGTCATTAGCAGACTGTTGACGGTCGAAAATGTGGAAGTCCACATGCTGACCGGAGATAACAGACGGACTGCTAGTGCTGTAGCGGCTCAACTTGGCATAGCCCCAACTAACACCCACGCAGAAGCTTTTCCCGAGCAAAAAGCAACAGTTGTTCGTGAGTTGCACGAACAAGGCAAGACAGTTGCCTTTGTTGGCGATGGTATTAATGATTCGCCAGCACTAGCCTATGCGGATGTTTCCGTTTCCTTTGCTAACGGTTCCGATATCGCCCGTGAAACAGCAGACGTGGTGCTAATGCACAATGACTTGCATGGTTTATTAGAAGCGATCGCGATCGCTCGTCAAACCAAGCAATTAATTCAGCAAAACACGGGTATTGTTGCCATTCCTAACCTAGCTGCTTTGGTGGTAGCCGTTTTCTTTGGTCTAAATCCTTTAGCAGCAACGGTAGTCAACAATGGCTCCACGGTAGTTGCAGGAGTAAACGGTTTGCGTCCGATGCTCAAGTCAACAAATAGTTAG
- a CDS encoding DUF5132 domain-containing protein, with the protein MAPKITDFVEDAGAPGIIAGIGAVLLAPVVIPVVAGVGKPIAKSLIKGGLVLYEKSRGAFAEIGETWDDIVAEARAEIAEGKQLPAVEAAADNTSDNGA; encoded by the coding sequence ATGGCACCTAAAATCACTGACTTTGTTGAAGATGCTGGCGCACCTGGAATTATAGCCGGTATTGGTGCGGTACTTCTAGCACCAGTTGTGATTCCAGTTGTAGCTGGAGTTGGCAAACCAATAGCCAAATCATTGATCAAAGGCGGACTTGTTCTTTACGAAAAGAGCAGAGGAGCCTTTGCAGAAATAGGCGAAACTTGGGATGACATTGTAGCTGAAGCAAGAGCAGAAATCGCGGAAGGAAAGCAACTCCCAGCGGTGGAAGCTGCTGCCGACAATACATCTGACAATGGTGCATAA
- a CDS encoding HMA2 domain-containing protein, with protein MSEAIEKTRSKPIFTKVVSNTPKRLRLRVAPPHRQAEEMQRLAKALKAHPNISNVRMNVDQGSITIHHDGSDGSLENVLGTLRDIGIIFADIAGGKSEAAAGVSNTVVDLNKRVKKATNGAIDLRMLFPLGLATLSIRQLLTRGLQLEFIPWYVLAWYAFDSFMKLNVNGTSQPRSTEE; from the coding sequence ATGTCGGAAGCAATCGAAAAAACGCGCTCTAAGCCTATATTTACAAAAGTTGTAAGTAATACTCCAAAACGGCTGCGTTTGAGAGTTGCTCCCCCCCATCGTCAAGCTGAAGAAATGCAGCGCCTCGCTAAAGCCTTAAAGGCGCATCCTAACATTAGTAATGTGCGGATGAATGTGGATCAAGGGAGTATCACCATCCATCACGATGGTAGCGATGGTAGTCTTGAAAACGTTCTTGGTACACTCAGGGATATAGGAATTATTTTTGCTGATATTGCAGGTGGAAAATCTGAAGCAGCAGCGGGAGTATCCAATACAGTTGTTGACTTAAACAAGCGAGTTAAAAAGGCAACAAACGGTGCGATTGATCTACGCATGCTTTTTCCTTTAGGACTCGCTACCCTTTCCATTCGGCAGTTGCTCACTAGAGGGTTGCAATTAGAATTTATTCCCTGGTATGTGTTGGCATGGTATGCATTCGATAGTTTTATGAAACTGAATGTCAACGGAACAAGTCAACCACGGTCTACAGAAGAGTAA
- a CDS encoding SDR family oxidoreductase: MAFFTGKVALVTGGSSGIGRATAVAFARQGAKVVVASRRVAEGEETIGLVKAAGSEGFFIKTDVTNEADIKTMVEKTITAYDRLDYACNSAGMEQQPTPITEQTEETFDQIVNINFKGIWLSMKHQISQMLQNGGGAIVNISSAAAIRPIPGIHLYNASKEAVLGLTKSVALDYAKSGIRVNAICPGGVKTEMFERFTKDNPQAADAIIQMHPMGRVGESEEIADGVVWLCSDQASFVTGQILAIDGGFILQ, translated from the coding sequence ATGGCATTTTTTACAGGAAAAGTGGCGTTGGTCACTGGTGGAAGTTCTGGCATCGGTCGGGCAACTGCTGTTGCCTTTGCTCGCCAAGGAGCTAAAGTGGTGGTTGCTAGTCGTCGTGTGGCAGAAGGGGAGGAAACGATCGGGCTAGTTAAAGCGGCTGGAAGCGAAGGTTTCTTCATTAAAACTGATGTCACCAACGAAGCAGATATAAAGACGATGGTGGAGAAAACTATTACCGCCTACGATCGTCTGGATTACGCCTGTAACAGTGCTGGTATGGAACAACAACCAACTCCCATTACAGAACAGACAGAGGAAACCTTTGACCAAATTGTCAACATTAATTTCAAAGGTATATGGCTGTCAATGAAGCACCAAATATCCCAGATGCTGCAAAACGGTGGGGGGGCGATCGTGAATATCTCCTCAGCCGCTGCAATTCGACCAATTCCAGGCATCCATTTATACAATGCTAGCAAAGAAGCTGTCTTAGGATTGACCAAGTCTGTAGCCCTTGATTATGCTAAGTCAGGTATTCGTGTTAACGCCATCTGTCCTGGTGGAGTAAAAACCGAAATGTTCGAGCGGTTTACAAAAGACAACCCACAAGCAGCAGATGCAATTATACAAATGCATCCGATGGGACGTGTTGGTGAGTCCGAAGAAATTGCCGATGGTGTGGTCTGGCTTTGTTCCGATCAGGCTTCGTTTGTAACTGGTCAAATACTGGCGATAGATGGGGGATTTATCCTACAGTAA
- a CDS encoding helix-turn-helix domain-containing protein, which translates to MLDVLKIRIYPNKEQETSLAKN; encoded by the coding sequence ATGTTAGATGTATTGAAGATACGAATTTATCCAAACAAAGAGCAGGAAACATCCTTAGCTAAAAACTAA
- a CDS encoding HEAT repeat domain-containing protein: MNKLTSPKFPTQFRFSAVVSQMVVGLFCLSSPLVVASATWAQQSSELPQTNSPNVSVSVPLQGNNSQPSVNVTPGGDVSPAIPALIQVLQGKQPQAGFDAASAIPVLIQGLQGNNPQLRADATSAIPEIIQAMQGQSPQVQAQVQPNAQPQVQAQVQPNAQPQAQSVATDASRCAGANTASVVPGLVQALQNQDGLVRFFAAAALGCIGEQAKGAVPTLISSLTDPDQSVRLVAAFALDKIGVGLQQAAKTLSTGELNQLISSFDSALKIVSDPLLKFPQDAVNSLFNPLQILQQEQGQRR, translated from the coding sequence ATGAATAAATTGACTAGCCCAAAATTCCCAACTCAATTTCGCTTCAGTGCTGTTGTTTCTCAGATGGTAGTAGGCTTGTTTTGCCTTTCCTCACCGTTGGTTGTCGCCAGTGCTACTTGGGCGCAGCAGTCGTCGGAGTTGCCACAGACAAACTCACCCAATGTCAGCGTGTCTGTACCCTTACAGGGCAATAATTCTCAGCCTTCCGTAAATGTTACTCCTGGTGGTGATGTTTCTCCGGCGATACCAGCTTTAATTCAGGTTTTGCAAGGTAAACAACCGCAGGCAGGCTTCGATGCTGCTTCTGCTATACCTGTTTTAATTCAGGGGTTACAGGGTAATAATCCACAACTACGTGCTGATGCTACCTCTGCGATACCCGAAATTATTCAGGCAATGCAAGGCCAAAGCCCCCAGGTTCAAGCGCAAGTACAACCGAATGCTCAACCCCAGGTTCAAGCGCAAGTACAACCGAATGCTCAACCCCAGGCTCAATCAGTAGCAACTGATGCAAGTAGATGTGCTGGAGCAAATACAGCATCTGTTGTACCCGGACTCGTCCAAGCTTTGCAAAACCAAGACGGACTGGTTCGCTTCTTTGCTGCTGCTGCTCTTGGTTGTATCGGTGAACAAGCCAAAGGTGCGGTTCCTACCTTAATTAGTAGTTTGACAGATCCAGATCAATCTGTGCGTTTAGTTGCTGCCTTTGCTCTGGATAAAATTGGTGTGGGTCTTCAGCAAGCGGCAAAGACTTTATCTACTGGGGAACTAAATCAATTAATATCTAGCTTTGACTCTGCTTTAAAAATAGTATCCGATCCACTACTTAAATTCCCACAGGATGCCGTTAACTCTTTGTTCAATCCTTTACAGATCCTACAGCAAGAACAAGGACAAAGACGCTGA